In Bacteroidota bacterium, a single window of DNA contains:
- a CDS encoding nucleotide exchange factor GrpE, whose protein sequence is MKSDRNENEELLDGDAIDDRITAIEQTLEDTRDQLLRRTAELENMRRRHQVEREQLIFEANKRLILDLLEVVDDLERTLEHASQEKDPIAQGIELVFKNFIKTLERYGVRPMETAGEPFDPMRHDALMEEPRTDVAPGTVTREIQRGYLMRDAVLRHAKVFVAKEPDEKQIT, encoded by the coding sequence ATGAAATCAGACAGAAACGAAAACGAAGAATTATTAGATGGCGATGCCATCGACGATAGAATCACTGCGATCGAGCAGACACTCGAGGATACACGCGATCAACTCTTGCGTCGTACAGCCGAACTCGAGAATATGCGCCGAAGGCATCAGGTCGAACGCGAACAGCTAATATTCGAGGCGAATAAACGTCTAATTCTCGATCTCCTGGAAGTGGTCGATGATCTAGAGCGGACGCTCGAACATGCTTCGCAAGAAAAGGACCCGATCGCCCAAGGCATCGAACTCGTCTTTAAGAATTTTATCAAGACTCTCGAACGCTATGGTGTCCGTCCAATGGAGACTGCCGGAGAGCCATTCGATCCGATGCGGCATGACGCACTGATGGAAGAGCCGCGCACTGATGTTGCGCCTGGCACGGTCACACGTGAAATTCAGCGAGGATATTTGATGCGTGACGCCGTGCTGCGTCACGCCAAGGTCTTTGTCGCCAAAGAACCCGATGAGAAGCAGATCACATAA